The region TGACCCCGAGTCGGTCCTGATGGTCGGGCGCATCGCGCTCGAGTACCGCATGAAGTTCGGCAAGGACGTCGTTATCGATATGGTCTGCTTCCGGAAGCTGGGGCATAACGAGCAGGACGAGCCGTTCGTCACGCAGCCGCTGATGTATAAGAAAATTGCCCAACATCCGGGTACGCGCAAGCTTTATGCGGACCGCCTCGTGGCGGCTGGCACGATCGCTCCAGGAGATGGCGACGACCTTGTCACCAATATTCGCGCGCGCCTGGATGCGGGCAAGAGCACGAACACAAAAATTCTTTACGGCATCAAGCCGCCGCTGGCCGTGGACTGGGCGCCGTATATCGGTCAGGGATGGCGCGCACCGGCCGATACGCGCGTACCCATCGACACCCTGAAATTCTATGCCGAACGATTAACGCAGATCCCGTCCGATTTCAAATGCCACATGTCGGTTGAGAAGTTGCTGGAAGCGCGTCGCAAGATGGGCCGGGGCGAATTGCCGCTCGATTGGGGCATGGCGGAGAACCTCGCGTACGCCTCGCTAGTCGCAACCGGCCACCCGGTGCGCATGAGCGGACAGGATTGCGGGCGTGGCACGTTCGCGCATCGCCACGCCGTGCTGCATGACCAGAACCGCGAGAAGTGGGATTCCGGCATCTACATTCCGCTGCAAAACATCGAAGCCGGACAGGCGAAGTTTGTCGTGATCGATTCGCTGCTATCAGAGGAAGCGGTGCTGGCATTCGAATATGGCTATGCCTCCGCGCAACCGTTCGAGCTGGTGATCTGGGAAGCGCAATTTGGCGATTTCGTCAACGGCGCGCAGGTGGTGATTGACCAGTTCATCGCCAGCGGCGAAACCAAATGGGCGCGGCTGTGCGGCTTGAGCCTGTTCCTGCCGCACGGCTACGAGGGCCAGGGTCCGGAACATTCATCCGCGCGCCCGGAACGTTTCCTGCAACTGTGCGCGGAACACAATATTCAGGTGGTGGTGCCATCCACAGCCGCGCAGTTGTTCCACATGATTCGCCGGCAGTCCTTGCGCGCGACGCGCAAGCCGCTGATCGTGATGATGCCGAAATCGCTGTTGCGCAAAAAGGAAGCCGGCTCGCCACTGGAAGAATTGGCCAATGGCAAATTCGAGGTGGTGATGAGCGAAACAGAGAAGCTCAACGCCAGGAAAGTGAAGCGCCTGATCTTCTGTTCCGGCAAGGTGTATTACGACATCGTTGCCGAACGCGCCAAGCGTGCCATTGACGACATTGCCGTGATGCGCATCGAACAGCTTTATCCGTTTCCTCACGAGGAATTCGCGGAACAGATCGCGCTCTATCCAAATGCGAAGTCGGTGGTATGGGTGCAGGAAGAGCCGGGCAACCAGGGCGCGTGGCATCGCATCCAGCACTACCTGCTGCGGAACATGCGCGCCGATCAGACGCTGAGCTACTCGCTGCGTCCTTCTTCCGCGTCACCGGCGGTCGGTTACGCCGCCAAACACGCCGAACAGCAGAAGGAGTTGGTTGAGGCGGCGCTGACCTGGGAAAGCGCGGCGGCGAAAAAATCCTCCGTGGCGCAGATGGGGGCGTTGGCAAAGCTCGTGGAATAGTCAAGTAATACACTCCTTCTCCAACGCGAGAGGGAGCCAGTCAGATAAAGGAAGAAAACATGCAGATCGAAGTCAAAGTGCCTACGCTTTCCGAATCGATTACCGAAGCCACGTTGGTCACCTGGCATAAGCGCGAGGGTGAAGCCGTCAAGCGCGATGAAAATCTGATTGATATCGAGACCGACAAAGTGGTGATGGAGTTGCCCGCACCGGCAGATGGCGTCATCGTCAAGATCATCAGGGCCGATGGCAGCACCGTGACGGCGGGCGAAGTGATCGCGATGATTGATACCGAAGTCAAGGCTGCCGCGCCGGCGCCCGCGGCGGCTTCTGTCGCCGCCGCCCCGGCCAAAGCTGCCGTGCCCGCCGCAGGCGCTGCGGCAAGTCCCGCTGCCGCCAAGATTGCCGCCGAGAACAGCGTCAACACGAATGACATCGCCGGGTCCGGGCGTGGCGGACGCGTGACCAAGGAAGATGTTGTCAACAAGGTTGCCGGCGCCCCCGCCGCCGTTGCCGCGCCCGCCGTCGCCAAGCCGGCACCCGCCCCTGCCGTGCAGCTACCGGCCGGTGACCGCACCGAGCAGCGCGTGCCGATGACCCGCCTGCGCGCCCGCATCGCCGAGCGCCTGCTGCAATCACAAGCGACGGCCGCCATCCTCACCACGTTCAACGAAGTGAACATGGCGCCGGTGATTGACCTGCGAAATCTTTATAAGGACAAGTTTGAAAAGACGCATGGCGTGAAACTGGGTTTCATGTCGTTCTTTGTGAAGGCAGCCGTGCATGCGCTGAAGAAATATCCGATCGTCAACGCCTCGATCGATGGCAATGAAATTGTCTACCATGCTTACTACGATATTGGCATCGCCGTCGGCTCGGATCGCGGTCTGGTGGTGCCGATCCTGCGTAACGCCGACCAGATGTCGATTGCCGATATCGAAAAGAAAATTGCCGAATTCGGCCAGAAGGCCAAGGAAAGCAAACTGACCATCGAAGATCTGTCCGGTGGCACGTTCTCGATTTCCAACGGCGGCGTGTTTGGCTCGATGCTGTCGACGCCGATCATCAATCCGCCGCAGTCGGCAATTCTCGGCGTGCACGCCACCAAGGAGCGCGCGGTGGTGGAAAACGGGCAGATCGTGATCCGTCCCATCAACTATCTCGCCATGAGTTACGACCATCGCATCGTCGACGGCCGCGAAGCGGTGCTGTCGCTGGTGGCGATGAAAGAGGCGCTGGAAGATCCGGCAAGGTTGTTGCTGGATATCTAGTGCCCAATTTGTGACGGAGTGACAAGCATTGGCCAAGAAAAAATGGTCTCCTGCCAACCTGTTCAAGCAACTGCTGTTTTTTGTGCTCGGCGCGATTCTCACCGGCTTTCTCACCGTGTTTTTCGCGAAGTTGCTCGGCCACTACATCGGCACGCATTTCTCCGTGTCGCTGGGCGTCGGGCTCGCAGTGGCATTGACGCTCTGGCTCTCGCAATTGGTAAAGAATCCCCCATTTTTATTGAAGGGCACCTCACCGTTGATTGCCGGATTCTGCGCGGCGCTGGGTGTGCACATTTCGCGAGTGTGGTTAAGTTAATCAAGGGTTGAATCATGTCGAAAGCATTTGATGTCGTCGTCATCGGCGCCGGTCCCGGCGGTTACATTGCGGCGATTCGTGCCGCGCAACTGGGTTTCAATGTCGCGTGCATCGAGGGCTGGAAGAATCCCAAGGGCGAGATGGCGCTCGGCGGTACGTGTTTGAACGTCGGCTGCATTCCTTCGAAGGCGCTGTTGCAGTCCTCGGAGAATGTCGAGCAGCTTGAACACAAGTTCGCCGAACACGGCATCACGGCGGCCGGCATAAAAATCGACCTGGCCAAGATGCAGGCGCGCAAGGACGGCATCGTCAGCAAGATGACCAAGGGCATCGAATTCCTGTTGCGAAAGAACAAGGTGACGTGGCTGAAGGGCTTTGGCAAGTTTGTCGCAGGCAGCGATGCGGACACCTACAACCTTGAAATTGCCAATGGCGAGGCCAAGGAAAACGTCACCGCCAAGTACGTCATCATCGCCACCGGGTCCAAGGCGCGCCACCTGCCGGGCATCGTCGT is a window of Betaproteobacteria bacterium DNA encoding:
- a CDS encoding 2-oxoglutarate dehydrogenase E1 component, translated to MMREFQQGSAFFGANAPYVEELYEQYLADPASVPENWRKQFDGLPNVAGNKAPDVAHTPVIEAFAERARQGGGRIAYVNVGATQGAANDDKRSQKVLHLIRAYRVLGSRHSQLDPLKRSERMPVPELELAYYGLTEADYEAEFTMGSWQGRINGQTERAKLKDIVAAIKKTYCGYVGIEYMYINSTEQKRWIREQFESIQSQPTLNTEEKQFLLERLTAAETLEKYLHTRYVGQKRFSLEGGESLIPLLDDIIQVAGGQGVKEVVLGMAHRGRLNVLVNSLGKLPADLFSEFEGKHAHDLGSGDVKYHQGFSSDIQTKGGGVHLTLAFNPSHLEIVNPVVEGSVRARQHRRNDHTGKEVLPMLVHGDAAFAGQGVVMETLALSQTRGFKTGGTVHIVVNNQVGFTTSDTRDSRSSLYCTDIAKMIEAPVFHVNGDDPESVLMVGRIALEYRMKFGKDVVIDMVCFRKLGHNEQDEPFVTQPLMYKKIAQHPGTRKLYADRLVAAGTIAPGDGDDLVTNIRARLDAGKSTNTKILYGIKPPLAVDWAPYIGQGWRAPADTRVPIDTLKFYAERLTQIPSDFKCHMSVEKLLEARRKMGRGELPLDWGMAENLAYASLVATGHPVRMSGQDCGRGTFAHRHAVLHDQNREKWDSGIYIPLQNIEAGQAKFVVIDSLLSEEAVLAFEYGYASAQPFELVIWEAQFGDFVNGAQVVIDQFIASGETKWARLCGLSLFLPHGYEGQGPEHSSARPERFLQLCAEHNIQVVVPSTAAQLFHMIRRQSLRATRKPLIVMMPKSLLRKKEAGSPLEELANGKFEVVMSETEKLNARKVKRLIFCSGKVYYDIVAERAKRAIDDIAVMRIEQLYPFPHEEFAEQIALYPNAKSVVWVQEEPGNQGAWHRIQHYLLRNMRADQTLSYSLRPSSASPAVGYAAKHAEQQKELVEAALTWESAAAKKSSVAQMGALAKLVE
- the odhB gene encoding 2-oxoglutarate dehydrogenase complex dihydrolipoyllysine-residue succinyltransferase encodes the protein MQIEVKVPTLSESITEATLVTWHKREGEAVKRDENLIDIETDKVVMELPAPADGVIVKIIRADGSTVTAGEVIAMIDTEVKAAAPAPAAASVAAAPAKAAVPAAGAAASPAAAKIAAENSVNTNDIAGSGRGGRVTKEDVVNKVAGAPAAVAAPAVAKPAPAPAVQLPAGDRTEQRVPMTRLRARIAERLLQSQATAAILTTFNEVNMAPVIDLRNLYKDKFEKTHGVKLGFMSFFVKAAVHALKKYPIVNASIDGNEIVYHAYYDIGIAVGSDRGLVVPILRNADQMSIADIEKKIAEFGQKAKESKLTIEDLSGGTFSISNGGVFGSMLSTPIINPPQSAILGVHATKERAVVENGQIVIRPINYLAMSYDHRIVDGREAVLSLVAMKEALEDPARLLLDI